A part of Quatrionicoccus australiensis genomic DNA contains:
- the hemW gene encoding radical SAM family heme chaperone HemW, with product MSTARTIPIFAQKPASTAQALEFRVSPPLALYVHVPWCVQKCPYCDFNSHEANGEIPERQYVDALIADLQSALPLIWGRPVVSVFFGGGTPSLLSPAAIDELITAFRTLAMLAPDAEITLEANPGTVEAEKFAGFRAAGVNRLSLGIQSFNEGHLKALGRIHDAGEAKRAAQLAGEHFPAFNLDLMYGLPGQTLEQALSDVDTALGFQPGHLSCYQLTLEPNTRFAAFPPELPEGDTCADMQDAIEARLAAAGFTNYETSAFAQPGRQCRHNLNYWYFGDYLGIGAGAHSKLTLHDRVLRQMRWKHPKAYLENVASGNPVQESNEVAATDLPFEFMMNALRLADGFHPSLFEARTAQPLGLILPQLKAAEAEGLLEVGPEKIAPTLKGRRFLNVLLERFLERE from the coding sequence GTGAGCACAGCCCGCACCATTCCCATTTTTGCCCAAAAACCGGCGTCGACCGCCCAGGCGCTCGAATTCCGCGTCTCGCCGCCGCTCGCGCTCTACGTGCATGTGCCGTGGTGCGTGCAGAAATGCCCCTACTGCGATTTCAACTCGCATGAGGCCAACGGCGAGATACCCGAGCGGCAATACGTCGACGCGCTGATCGCCGACCTGCAGTCCGCCCTGCCGTTGATCTGGGGCCGGCCGGTGGTCAGCGTTTTCTTCGGCGGCGGCACGCCCAGCCTGCTCTCACCGGCCGCCATCGACGAACTGATCACCGCCTTCCGCACCCTCGCCATGCTGGCGCCGGACGCCGAGATCACGCTCGAAGCCAACCCCGGCACGGTGGAAGCGGAAAAATTCGCCGGCTTTCGCGCTGCCGGCGTCAATCGCCTGTCGCTCGGCATCCAGAGTTTCAACGAAGGCCATCTCAAGGCGCTCGGCCGCATCCACGATGCCGGCGAGGCCAAACGCGCCGCGCAACTGGCCGGTGAGCACTTCCCCGCCTTCAATCTCGACCTGATGTACGGCCTGCCCGGCCAGACGCTGGAGCAGGCGCTCAGCGATGTCGACACCGCGCTCGGTTTCCAGCCCGGCCATCTCTCCTGCTACCAGCTGACGCTGGAGCCGAACACCCGCTTCGCCGCCTTCCCGCCCGAACTACCCGAAGGCGACACCTGCGCCGACATGCAGGATGCGATCGAGGCCAGGCTCGCCGCCGCCGGCTTCACGAATTACGAAACCTCGGCCTTCGCCCAGCCCGGCCGGCAATGCCGCCACAATCTCAATTACTGGTATTTCGGCGACTACCTCGGCATCGGCGCCGGCGCCCACTCCAAACTGACGCTGCACGACCGCGTGCTGCGCCAGATGCGCTGGAAACACCCCAAGGCCTATCTGGAAAACGTCGCCAGCGGCAATCCGGTACAGGAGTCGAACGAAGTCGCCGCCACCGACCTGCCCTTCGAATTCATGATGAACGCCCTGCGCCTCGCCGACGGCTTCCACCCAAGCCTGTTCGAAGCGCGCACGGCGCAACCGCTCGGCCTGATCCTGCCACAATTGAAAGCGGCGGAAGCCGAGGGACTGCTTGAGGTCGGCCCGGAAAAGATTGCGCCGACGCTCAAGGGACGGCGCTTTTTGAATGTGTTGCTGGAGCGGTTTCTCGAGCGGGAATAG
- a CDS encoding thiazole synthase — protein MHQLTIAGKTYRSRLLVGTGKYKDFAETRAALDASGAEIVTVAVRRVNIGQDAGQPNLLDAVPPSQFTILPNTAGCYTADDAVRTLRLARELLDGHPLCKLEVLGDPTNLFPNMPETLKAAATLVKDGFEVMVYCADDPIQCKMLEDIGCVAVMPLASLIGSGMGIVNPWNLRLIIDNAKVPIIVDAGVGTASDATIAMELGCDGVLMNTAIAHAKNPVLMASAMKKGIEAGREAFLAGRMARKYYSADPSSPTTGLIGS, from the coding sequence ATGCACCAACTGACTATTGCCGGTAAGACCTACCGTTCCCGCTTGCTGGTCGGCACCGGCAAGTACAAGGATTTTGCCGAAACCCGCGCCGCGCTCGATGCTTCCGGCGCCGAGATCGTCACCGTCGCGGTGCGCCGCGTCAATATCGGCCAGGACGCCGGCCAGCCGAATCTGCTCGATGCCGTGCCGCCGTCGCAATTCACCATCCTGCCCAACACCGCCGGCTGCTACACGGCCGACGATGCGGTGCGCACGCTGCGTCTGGCGCGCGAGCTGCTCGACGGGCATCCGCTGTGCAAGCTCGAAGTCCTCGGCGACCCGACCAACCTCTTTCCGAACATGCCGGAAACCCTCAAGGCCGCCGCAACGCTGGTCAAGGACGGTTTTGAGGTCATGGTCTACTGCGCCGACGATCCCATTCAGTGCAAGATGCTCGAAGACATCGGCTGCGTCGCGGTGATGCCGCTCGCCTCGCTGATCGGCTCCGGCATGGGCATCGTCAATCCGTGGAACCTGCGCCTGATCATCGATAACGCCAAGGTGCCGATCATCGTCGATGCCGGCGTCGGCACCGCCTCGGACGCCACCATCGCCATGGAACTCGGTTGTGACGGCGTCCTGATGAACACTGCCATCGCGCACGCCAAAAACCCGGTCCTCATGGCCAGCGCCATGAAAAAGGGCATCGAGGCCGGGCGCGAGGCTTTCCTGGCCGGTCGCATGGCCCGCAAATACTACTCGGCCGACCCCTCGTCGCCGACCACCGGACTGATCGGCTCATGA
- a CDS encoding transposase, translating to MARYKAIDTSPRFLAVDLEKQLLPGSFEHAVHHLLEHEFDLSLFDTRYRNDQSGACAYPPGMLLKVILCAYAQGVVSSRGIERLCREHVTFIALSGDSAPHFTTLAAFVSSLDEEVAQLFAQVLYLCDRQGLIGREMFAIDGVKLPSNASKARSGTRADFAHQADKLEAAARKMLERHRANDSLPVEPDLAEKSRQKAESLGREAAELRQWLADHPKDRKGSKGAIRKSNRTDPDSAKMATGKGVIQGFTGVAAVDAKNQVIIEAQAHGTGSEQELLLPVVRATQAQATPDTLYTADAGYHSERNLKELAKENINALIADNGMRQRDERFKDLGKHKQKPDPLYDKAHPKKAAKRYRPQDFTLDPATGICSCPAGKQLYRNGTNCIHNGRLATKYSGTLRDCLPCEQRAKCLRTPEKTQVRQVAFFRGKANTTEESHTDRMKRAIDSEEGKARYGRRFATVEPVFGNLRHNKRLDRFTLRGRKKVDTQWKLYCLVHNIEKLAHHGFGQ from the coding sequence ATGGCCCGCTACAAAGCAATCGACACCAGCCCGAGGTTCCTGGCGGTGGATCTGGAGAAGCAACTCCTGCCGGGCAGTTTCGAACATGCCGTGCATCACCTGCTTGAGCACGAATTTGACCTTTCCCTCTTCGACACCCGTTACCGCAATGACCAAAGCGGCGCCTGCGCCTATCCGCCGGGGATGCTGCTCAAGGTCATTCTCTGCGCCTACGCCCAGGGCGTCGTGAGCAGCCGGGGCATTGAGCGGCTGTGCCGCGAACACGTCACTTTCATCGCTCTCAGCGGCGACTCCGCGCCGCACTTTACGACGCTGGCCGCCTTCGTTTCCAGCCTCGACGAGGAAGTCGCCCAGCTCTTTGCCCAAGTGCTTTACCTCTGCGACCGGCAAGGCCTGATCGGCCGGGAGATGTTCGCCATTGACGGCGTCAAGTTGCCAAGCAACGCCTCCAAAGCCAGAAGCGGCACGCGCGCTGACTTCGCCCATCAAGCCGACAAACTCGAAGCCGCTGCCAGGAAGATGCTTGAGCGCCACCGCGCAAATGACAGCCTGCCCGTCGAACCCGACCTTGCCGAGAAATCCCGGCAAAAGGCCGAAAGCCTGGGGCGTGAAGCCGCCGAACTGCGCCAGTGGCTGGCCGATCACCCGAAGGATCGCAAAGGCAGCAAAGGCGCCATCAGGAAGAGCAACCGCACCGATCCGGACAGCGCCAAGATGGCGACCGGCAAAGGCGTCATACAAGGCTTTACTGGCGTGGCAGCGGTCGACGCCAAAAATCAGGTCATTATCGAAGCGCAAGCCCATGGCACCGGTTCGGAACAGGAACTGCTGCTGCCGGTCGTGCGCGCCACGCAAGCCCAGGCCACCCCGGATACGCTCTACACGGCCGATGCCGGCTACCACTCAGAACGCAACCTCAAGGAACTGGCCAAAGAGAACATCAACGCCCTGATTGCCGACAACGGCATGCGCCAACGCGACGAACGCTTCAAGGACCTGGGAAAACACAAGCAGAAGCCTGATCCGCTCTACGACAAGGCGCACCCGAAGAAAGCCGCCAAACGTTACCGGCCGCAGGACTTCACGCTCGATCCGGCCACTGGTATTTGTAGCTGTCCAGCCGGCAAGCAGCTCTACCGCAACGGCACGAACTGCATCCACAACGGCCGCCTCGCCACGAAATACAGCGGCACTCTGCGCGATTGCCTGCCCTGCGAACAACGCGCCAAATGCCTGCGCACGCCGGAGAAGACTCAGGTTCGGCAGGTTGCTTTCTTCCGCGGCAAAGCCAATACAACCGAAGAAAGCCACACCGACCGGATGAAGCGGGCCATCGACAGCGAAGAAGGCAAAGCCCGTTACGGGAGGAGGTTTGCCACGGTCGAGCCGGTGTTTGGCAACCTGCGGCACAACAAGCGGCTGGATCGGTTCACGCTACGCGGGCGCAAGAAGGTCGACACGCAATGGAAGCTGTATTGCCTGGTGCACAACATCGAGAAACTGGCGCATCACGGGTTCGGGCAGTAG
- a CDS encoding ABC-F family ATP-binding cassette domain-containing protein: MIILKNVTLRRSSKVLLDKASVTINPGEKVGLVGRNGAGKSTLFALLNGTLHEDGGDYSIPKQWQMGQVAQDMPETAQSATDFVIDGDTKLLAARNEVHDAEASDDGMRMAEAYMALNDAGEHDAEARAQSLILGLGFKVSELHNPVDSFSGGWRMRLQLARALMCPSDILLLDEPTNHLDLDALVWLEAWLKRYPGTLIMISHDREFLDAITGVTLHIDNAKLVRYGGNYSKFEDMRAEQMLLQQAAMAKQADKIAHLQSFINRFKAKASKAKQAQSRVKALERMEKIAPVLADAEFTFEFQEPQNLPNPMLSMMDVSIGYAPAEDAPAGTPPTTIVRNINRSVMAGQRIGILGANGQGKSTLVKTIARDIAAISGDVTEGKGLNIGYFAQQELDVLRPQDTPLEHMVRLAKEAIANGRSNVPGREQELRNFLGTFNFGGEMVKQAVGTMSGGEKARLVLCMLVWQRPNLLLLDEPTNHLDLNTREALAVALNEFEGTVMLVSHDRAMLRSVCDEFWLVSKGGVEPFDGDLEDYQRYLLDEAKRVREEAAAAQKKAAA, encoded by the coding sequence ATGATCATTCTCAAGAACGTCACCCTGCGTCGCAGCTCGAAAGTGCTGCTCGACAAGGCCTCCGTCACCATCAACCCGGGTGAGAAGGTCGGCCTGGTCGGGCGCAACGGCGCCGGCAAATCGACGCTGTTCGCGCTGCTCAACGGCACGCTGCACGAGGATGGCGGCGACTATTCGATTCCGAAACAATGGCAGATGGGCCAGGTGGCGCAGGACATGCCGGAAACGGCGCAATCGGCCACCGACTTCGTCATCGACGGCGACACCAAGCTGCTCGCCGCGCGCAACGAGGTGCACGACGCCGAAGCCAGCGACGACGGCATGCGCATGGCCGAGGCCTACATGGCCTTGAACGATGCCGGCGAGCACGATGCCGAAGCGCGCGCCCAGTCGCTGATCCTCGGGCTCGGCTTCAAGGTTTCGGAACTGCACAACCCGGTGGACAGCTTCTCCGGCGGCTGGCGCATGCGCCTGCAACTGGCGCGCGCCCTGATGTGCCCGTCCGACATCCTGTTGCTCGACGAACCGACCAACCACTTGGACCTCGACGCCCTGGTCTGGCTCGAAGCCTGGCTCAAGCGCTATCCGGGCACGCTGATCATGATCAGCCACGACCGCGAATTCCTCGACGCCATCACCGGCGTCACGTTGCACATCGACAACGCCAAGCTGGTCCGCTACGGCGGCAACTACAGCAAGTTCGAGGACATGCGCGCCGAACAGATGCTGCTGCAACAGGCGGCGATGGCCAAGCAGGCCGACAAGATCGCCCACCTGCAGTCCTTCATCAACCGCTTCAAGGCCAAGGCGAGCAAGGCCAAGCAGGCGCAGAGCCGGGTCAAGGCACTGGAGCGCATGGAGAAGATCGCGCCGGTGCTGGCCGATGCCGAATTCACCTTCGAATTCCAGGAGCCGCAGAACCTGCCCAACCCGATGCTCTCGATGATGGATGTCAGCATCGGCTACGCGCCGGCGGAAGATGCGCCGGCCGGCACGCCGCCGACCACCATCGTGCGCAACATCAACCGCTCGGTGATGGCCGGCCAGCGCATCGGCATCCTCGGCGCCAACGGCCAGGGCAAGTCCACGCTGGTCAAGACCATCGCCCGCGACATCGCGGCGATCAGCGGCGACGTCACCGAAGGCAAGGGCCTCAACATCGGCTACTTCGCGCAGCAGGAACTCGACGTGCTGCGGCCGCAGGACACGCCGCTCGAACACATGGTCCGGCTGGCCAAGGAAGCCATCGCCAACGGCCGCAGCAACGTGCCGGGGCGCGAGCAGGAACTGCGCAATTTCCTCGGTACCTTCAATTTCGGCGGCGAGATGGTCAAGCAGGCGGTCGGTACCATGAGCGGCGGCGAAAAGGCCCGCCTGGTGCTGTGCATGCTGGTCTGGCAACGCCCCAACCTGCTGCTCCTCGACGAACCGACCAACCACCTCGACCTCAATACCCGCGAGGCACTGGCCGTGGCGCTCAACGAGTTCGAAGGCACCGTCATGCTGGTCAGCCACGACCGCGCCATGCTGCGCTCGGTTTGCGACGAGTTCTGGCTGGTTTCCAAGGGCGGCGTCGAGCCGTTCGACGGCGACCTCGAGGACTACCAGCGCTACCTGCTCGACGAAGCCAAGCGCGTCCGCGAAGAGGCTGCCGCGGCACAGAAGAAGGCAGCTGCCTGA
- a CDS encoding YchJ family protein, which translates to MKPAAACPCNSGKPYAACCGPLHAGAENAPTAEALMRSRYSAYVLNLAPYLLSSWHASTRPPELDLSDDGTKWLGLNIKRHQVIDENHAVVEFIARYRIGGRGYRLYEISRFVREDGRWYYVDGDLNPQEKNSA; encoded by the coding sequence ATGAAGCCGGCAGCGGCTTGCCCCTGCAACAGCGGCAAGCCCTACGCGGCCTGTTGCGGTCCACTGCACGCCGGGGCCGAAAATGCCCCGACCGCCGAGGCCCTGATGCGCTCGCGCTACAGCGCTTACGTGCTCAACCTGGCGCCCTACCTGCTGAGCAGCTGGCACGCCTCGACGCGCCCGCCCGAACTCGATCTGAGCGACGACGGCACGAAATGGCTGGGCCTCAACATCAAGCGCCACCAGGTGATCGACGAGAATCACGCCGTCGTCGAATTCATCGCCCGCTACCGCATCGGCGGGCGCGGCTACCGCCTCTATGAAATCAGCCGCTTCGTCCGCGAGGACGGGCGCTGGTACTACGTCGACGGCGACCTCAATCCCCAGGAAAAGAATTCCGCATGA
- a CDS encoding GNAT family N-acetyltransferase: MVNLIEFETERLRLRQWLPADREPFAALNSDSKVMEFFPTLLTRAESDAIANRCQSLIEERGWGFWAAECKATQEFIGFVGLHTPSAELPFSPCVEVGWRLTFQHWGKGFATEAASEALRIGFQVLQLSEIVSFTTLGNRRSRAVMERLGMRESGTFEHPHVPKDTGLRQHVLYRLSGANHAA, from the coding sequence ATGGTTAATCTGATCGAATTTGAAACCGAGCGGCTTCGTTTGCGGCAATGGCTCCCCGCAGATCGCGAGCCATTTGCTGCGCTCAACTCAGATTCAAAGGTAATGGAGTTCTTCCCCACTCTCCTTACGCGTGCGGAGAGTGATGCCATAGCTAACCGTTGCCAGTCACTCATCGAGGAGCGTGGGTGGGGTTTTTGGGCCGCCGAATGCAAAGCCACACAAGAGTTCATTGGCTTTGTCGGCCTGCACACGCCATCGGCAGAGCTTCCCTTCTCTCCCTGCGTTGAGGTGGGGTGGCGTCTTACGTTTCAGCATTGGGGCAAGGGGTTTGCCACCGAAGCTGCATCGGAGGCTCTTCGCATCGGTTTCCAAGTGCTCCAGTTGTCTGAAATCGTGTCCTTCACAACGCTCGGCAACCGCAGATCTCGTGCCGTTATGGAGCGTCTAGGTATGCGGGAGTCTGGCACCTTCGAGCATCCCCACGTTCCGAAAGACACCGGCCTACGTCAGCACGTTCTGTACCGCCTGTCCGGAGCAAACCATGCCGCATAA
- the trmB gene encoding tRNA (guanosine(46)-N7)-methyltransferase TrmB, which translates to MSDTPLIQPSATEGDGTYSEGREGHGHIKSYVRRAGRMSSAQENYYADMMPKIGIVYTPQQIDLNAVYGRNNPKILEIGTGMGETTAKIADANRDNDYLGVEVHVPGVGALCKQIAERELSNLRICQHDAVEVVRDMLPEGSLDGVHVFFPDPWHKTRHNKRRLIQSPFVALLASRLKPGGYFHCATDWENYALQMLDVLGREASLENSVSAPSTAALAAAIEADRAEGLAGFAPRPEYRPLTKFENRGLRLGHGVWDVIFKKR; encoded by the coding sequence ATGAGCGATACCCCCCTGATTCAACCGAGCGCCACCGAAGGCGACGGTACCTATAGCGAAGGCCGTGAGGGCCACGGGCACATCAAGAGCTACGTGCGCCGTGCCGGCCGCATGTCGTCGGCGCAGGAAAACTACTACGCCGACATGATGCCGAAGATCGGCATCGTCTATACGCCGCAGCAAATCGACCTCAATGCGGTGTACGGTCGCAACAACCCGAAAATCCTCGAAATCGGCACCGGCATGGGTGAAACCACGGCCAAAATCGCTGATGCCAACCGCGACAACGATTATCTCGGCGTCGAAGTGCATGTGCCGGGTGTTGGCGCCTTGTGCAAGCAGATCGCCGAGCGCGAACTGAGCAACCTGCGCATCTGCCAGCACGATGCCGTGGAAGTGGTGCGCGACATGCTGCCGGAAGGTTCGCTCGACGGCGTCCATGTCTTCTTCCCCGATCCCTGGCACAAGACGCGCCACAACAAGCGCCGCCTGATCCAGTCGCCGTTTGTCGCGCTGCTCGCCTCGCGCCTGAAGCCGGGCGGCTACTTCCATTGCGCCACCGACTGGGAAAATTACGCGCTGCAGATGCTCGATGTGCTCGGCCGCGAAGCCAGCCTGGAAAACAGCGTTTCCGCTCCGTCGACCGCTGCGCTGGCGGCCGCGATCGAGGCCGACCGGGCCGAAGGCCTGGCCGGCTTTGCCCCGCGCCCCGAGTACCGGCCGCTGACCAAGTTTGAAAACCGTGGTCTGCGTCTCGGACACGGGGTCTGGGACGTGATTTTCAAGAAACGTTAA
- a CDS encoding integron integrase: MRLLDQVRERIRYKHYSIRTEESYVYWVRGFIRFHQLKHPKEMGSVEVTAFLSWLAAERGVAPSTHKQALSALLFLYREVLEIDLPWMNEILRPKDRVRVPTVLSVGEVARLFAALEGPMALLGRLFYGTGLRLMEALRLRVKDVDFERREIVVRAGKGDKDRRVMLPESLAAPLKEQLAHARLIWSQDRLHSLPGVFMPDALDRKYPNAGTQWAWFWMWPAPDLSVDPRSGIRRRHHLYEQRLQRAIKQAVSLAGLSKQVSVHTLRHSFATHLLESGYDIRTVQELLGHSDVSTTMIYTHVLNRGGRGVVSPVDRVCAGALTS; the protein is encoded by the coding sequence GTGCGCTTGCTCGATCAGGTGCGTGAGCGTATTCGGTACAAGCATTACAGCATACGTACTGAGGAGTCTTATGTCTATTGGGTACGTGGATTCATACGGTTTCATCAGTTGAAACACCCCAAGGAGATGGGCTCCGTCGAGGTTACGGCGTTCTTGTCGTGGCTGGCGGCAGAGCGTGGAGTTGCTCCGTCCACACACAAGCAGGCGTTATCAGCACTGTTGTTTCTGTATCGCGAGGTGCTGGAAATCGACCTACCGTGGATGAACGAAATTTTGCGTCCAAAGGATCGTGTCCGGGTTCCAACGGTACTTTCGGTAGGCGAGGTGGCACGCTTGTTTGCGGCTCTGGAAGGCCCGATGGCATTGCTCGGACGTTTGTTTTATGGCACAGGACTGCGCTTGATGGAAGCGTTGCGCCTGCGGGTCAAAGATGTTGATTTCGAGCGCAGGGAAATTGTGGTACGAGCCGGCAAGGGAGACAAGGACCGGCGGGTAATGTTGCCTGAGTCGTTGGCCGCGCCGCTTAAGGAGCAGTTGGCGCATGCCCGTTTGATTTGGTCGCAAGACCGTCTACACAGCTTGCCGGGAGTGTTTATGCCGGACGCACTGGATCGGAAATATCCAAACGCTGGGACGCAATGGGCGTGGTTCTGGATGTGGCCGGCGCCCGATCTGTCAGTTGATCCGCGTAGCGGCATTCGTCGCCGTCACCACCTCTACGAACAACGCTTGCAACGTGCTATCAAGCAGGCGGTATCACTGGCTGGGCTAAGCAAACAGGTGTCGGTACATACTTTGCGCCATTCCTTCGCCACACATCTGCTGGAAAGCGGGTACGACATTCGAACAGTGCAGGAGTTGTTGGGGCACAGCGACGTCAGCACAACGATGATTTACACCCACGTGCTCAATCGTGGCGGGCGCGGTGTGGTGAGTCCAGTAGATCGAGTGTGTGCAGGGGCGCTTACCAGTTGA
- a CDS encoding recombination-associated protein RdgC: MWFKNLQVYRLPTPWNIDLAKFEELLARGPFVKCPSNQPMSRGWVSPRRDGALVFSLGRQWMIALSVEQRLLPSSVVNEEVKERAEAIEAQQGYAPGRKQLKELRERVTEELMPRAFTRRRTTFVWIDPQNGWFCVDAASPAKAEEVIEHLRHCLDEFPLTMLHTKLSPQTVMADWLAGGDAPAGFTIDRDCELKAAGEEKSAVRYVKHPLDGDEIAGEIKAHLASGKLPTKLALTWDDRISFVLGEKLEIKRLAFLDLLKEEAEKSAERADEQFDADFALMTGEFARFLPQIVEALGGEVVDTP, encoded by the coding sequence ATGTGGTTCAAGAATCTTCAGGTTTACCGGCTGCCGACGCCGTGGAATATCGATCTCGCCAAGTTCGAGGAGTTGCTGGCGCGCGGTCCCTTCGTGAAATGCCCGAGCAACCAGCCGATGAGTCGCGGCTGGGTGTCGCCGCGCCGCGACGGCGCGCTGGTCTTTTCACTCGGTCGGCAGTGGATGATCGCCCTCTCGGTCGAGCAGCGCCTGCTGCCGTCCTCTGTGGTCAATGAGGAAGTCAAGGAACGCGCCGAAGCGATCGAAGCGCAGCAGGGTTACGCGCCGGGCCGCAAGCAGTTGAAGGAACTGCGCGAGCGCGTCACCGAAGAGCTGATGCCGCGCGCCTTCACGCGCCGCCGCACCACTTTCGTCTGGATCGATCCGCAGAACGGCTGGTTCTGCGTCGATGCCGCCAGCCCGGCCAAGGCCGAGGAAGTCATCGAGCACCTGCGCCACTGCCTCGACGAATTCCCGCTGACCATGCTCCACACCAAGCTTTCGCCGCAAACGGTGATGGCCGACTGGCTGGCCGGCGGCGACGCCCCGGCCGGTTTCACCATCGACCGCGATTGCGAACTGAAGGCGGCCGGCGAGGAAAAATCGGCGGTGCGTTACGTCAAGCATCCGCTCGACGGCGACGAGATTGCCGGCGAGATCAAGGCCCACCTGGCGAGCGGCAAGCTGCCGACCAAGCTGGCGCTGACCTGGGACGACCGCATCTCCTTCGTGCTCGGCGAAAAGCTGGAAATCAAGCGCCTCGCCTTCCTCGACCTGTTGAAGGAAGAAGCCGAGAAGAGCGCCGAGCGCGCCGACGAGCAGTTCGATGCCGACTTCGCGCTGATGACCGGCGAGTTCGCGCGTTTCCTGCCGCAAATCGTTGAAGCTCTGGGCGGCGAAGTCGTCGACACGCCATGA
- a CDS encoding class I SAM-dependent methyltransferase → MGFTLEKVVPWGRSYEEYVSMFGLSEVDLELRILGCGDGPAAFNTVLTKQGGNIVSVDPIYVFEAEQIRGRISETYETVMAQMRGNQSDYVWEAIPSVEQLGHLRMSAMETFLADFDAGKNEGRYVPGELPSLPFENGKFDIALSSHFLFLYSAHLSAEFHLQALQEMLRVACEVRVFPMLTLDGALSPHLHFVSEHLANHGFMVEVKRVPYEFQRGGNEMLLIKPV, encoded by the coding sequence ATGGGATTTACACTCGAAAAAGTTGTACCGTGGGGACGTTCTTATGAAGAATACGTCAGCATGTTTGGCCTTTCCGAGGTCGATCTTGAGCTTCGCATTCTTGGCTGTGGTGATGGCCCTGCGGCGTTTAATACAGTGCTGACCAAACAAGGTGGGAACATCGTCTCGGTAGATCCAATCTACGTTTTTGAGGCTGAACAGATCAGGGGCCGCATCTCCGAAACGTATGAAACCGTTATGGCACAAATGCGCGGGAACCAAAGCGACTACGTCTGGGAAGCCATTCCGTCGGTTGAGCAACTTGGGCATCTTCGCATGTCTGCGATGGAAACATTTCTCGCTGACTTCGATGCGGGAAAAAACGAAGGCCGATACGTCCCCGGGGAGTTGCCGTCACTTCCTTTTGAAAATGGAAAGTTCGACATCGCCTTGTCGTCTCATTTCTTGTTTTTGTACAGCGCCCATTTGTCCGCAGAGTTTCATCTTCAGGCACTTCAAGAAATGTTGCGTGTAGCTTGCGAAGTGCGCGTTTTTCCTATGCTTACGCTCGACGGTGCTTTATCACCCCATCTCCATTTTGTGAGCGAACATCTTGCGAACCATGGCTTCATGGTAGAAGTTAAGCGCGTTCCTTACGAGTTTCAGCGAGGCGGCAATGAAATGCTGCTGATCAAGCCCGTCTAA
- a CDS encoding DUF6803 family protein produces MPMTHYMELLAVNQPWNLILFMAIPVILAETVAITELFILFSRQFHGPVRLINRTASIIGGVYFIGVFVHLLQNAVIPLTQSGEWRGPADVIAVGAYLLGVVPLVGLALLDLGITGRGLSDEQKLKQHAFWVAVFLVVAHVAMIFGMLDPSLLQAGAAAMPEHGGMHGH; encoded by the coding sequence ATGCCCATGACGCATTACATGGAACTGCTCGCGGTCAACCAGCCGTGGAACCTCATTTTGTTCATGGCGATACCGGTCATCCTCGCCGAGACCGTCGCCATTACCGAGTTGTTCATCCTTTTTTCCCGCCAGTTCCACGGTCCGGTCCGCCTGATCAACCGCACGGCAAGCATCATCGGTGGCGTTTATTTCATCGGGGTATTCGTGCACCTGCTGCAGAACGCAGTCATTCCGCTGACGCAAAGCGGCGAGTGGCGCGGCCCGGCCGATGTCATTGCGGTCGGCGCCTATCTGCTCGGCGTCGTTCCCCTTGTCGGCCTGGCCCTGCTCGACCTCGGCATCACAGGCCGCGGCCTGAGTGACGAGCAAAAACTGAAGCAGCACGCTTTCTGGGTTGCGGTATTCCTGGTCGTCGCACACGTTGCGATGATCTTCGGCATGCTCGACCCGAGCCTGCTGCAAGCGGGTGCTGCCGCCATGCCTGAGCATGGCGGCATGCACGGGCATTAA
- a CDS encoding YidB family protein has product MGLFDQVVGALSGNQSGGGNALLETVLQLVNNPQTGGLGGLVQSFQQGGLAEIVNSWVSTGQNLPISAEQIQSVLGNSTLQDLAAKLGMSNEQISGGLAAMLPQVVDQLTPNGEVPQGGDLLAQGLDLLKGRLFS; this is encoded by the coding sequence ATGGGCTTATTCGATCAGGTAGTCGGCGCACTTTCCGGCAATCAGTCCGGTGGCGGCAACGCCTTGCTGGAAACGGTGCTGCAACTCGTCAACAACCCGCAAACCGGCGGCCTGGGCGGTCTCGTCCAGTCCTTCCAGCAGGGCGGCCTGGCAGAAATCGTCAATTCCTGGGTGTCGACCGGTCAGAACCTGCCGATCTCGGCCGAACAGATCCAGTCCGTACTCGGCAACTCGACGCTGCAGGATCTCGCCGCCAAACTCGGCATGTCGAACGAACAGATCTCGGGCGGTCTTGCCGCCATGCTGCCGCAGGTCGTCGACCAACTGACCCCGAACGGCGAAGTCCCGCAAGGCGGCGACTTGCTGGCGCAGGGACTGGATCTGCTCAAGGGCCGTTTGTTCAGCTGA